In Lolium rigidum isolate FL_2022 chromosome 7, APGP_CSIRO_Lrig_0.1, whole genome shotgun sequence, the DNA window GATATTCTATTGTCTGATTAATTTCATTTATTTATATTGCTGTTATTCCTTAGGTGATCTCAAAAGAATATGTGAGACAGATATTGGACTGGTTTCTCAGTGTTGTCTATCAAAACATGTCTTGAGGAAGAATAAGCAGTATCTTGCAAACGTTGCCCTTAAAATTAATGTTAAGGTTTGTTGTGTTGTACCATTTGTTTAGCTGTGCTTAATTATGCAAGTCCTTACATTTTTTAGGTTTTGTAGATGGGAGGAAGAAATACTGtactgaatgacgctctagaaaagaAACTTCCCCATGTTGGGGACACACCGACTATTTTTTTCGGTGCTACTGTTACCCATCCTCCTCCTGGAAaatgttcttctccttccatTGCATCTGTAAGTGCACGTCACAATTTCAGATGCCAGAAGTGGTGCACCTGTGTTATTATATGTTTACATGTATGACAATATGCAGTAATTGCATGCTTCATACAGGTTGTTGCTTCTCAAGACTGGCCTGAAGTTACTAGGTATGCTGGATTAGTTAGTTCGCAACCCGGTCATCATGAGTGGATAAATAATCTGGTTGAACTCCAGTATGATAGTGAAAAAGGGGTCGTTACTGGTGGGATGATCCGGTATGATCTTTTTCTCTCTGAGAATCATCTGAATGTTACACTAAAAGAATATGTGTATATAAGTTTTATGATGTATGCAGCGAGCATCTCATTTCTTTCTATCGGGTTACTGGACAGAAACCGCAGAGAATTATTTTTTACAGGTACACTCTGTTAGGACATCTCTCagaagtaagaacaagtattgcctgTAATATATATTTAACATGTTTCTTTCCAGAAATGGGGTGAGCAAAGGACAGTACTCTCAGGTTCTGAAGAACGAACTTTGTGCCATTAAACTGGTGATGTTATATTTTTGACCTCTTTTTCTTAGGAGATATTTACATTATTCTTTGAGAACATTTTTTGTAATTGTAACGTTTTATTTTCTAATTTAGGCATGTAAATCATTGGAGAAAGATTATAACCCAACAATTACATATGTTGTGGTCCAGAAGCGTCATCGTACACGGCTGTTTCCCGCTGATTACCGTGACAAGCCCTCTGATTCAACTGGGAACTTATGGCCTGGTTAGTTGTTGATGACTTTGCTTGTCAGCTATTAccaatttctgaatttttattaATGTCTGTCCTTATTTGATTTAGGTAGTGTCGTGGATTCAGTAATATGCCATCCAGATGAATTTGATTTTTACTTGTGTAGCCATAGCTGCAGCAGGGTAGGCCACTTTTCTCGATGCTAATATTGATAAGACTTGTGACGTGCTAGTTACTAATTGAAGATCATTCCTACGCAGGATAAGGGTCGTGGAACAATTCGGCCCATGTATTACCATGTTTTGTGGGATGAGAATAAATTTCTAGCAGGCGATTTCCAAACATTGACATACTACTTGTGCTACATGTAATTTTGTTTCTTCTATATTTACACCTGTTTGACCAATTATTAAGTGACCATAACCAATGACCACTACTGTTCCAGGTATGCTGGGTGTACCCATTCCATTTCAATAGGTAGGTATTCTCCATTCTATTCCTAATCAAGTAATCATGATATACATGTTCAGTAGGTGATTAACAGTAGTTGTTTGCGCTTCTACAGTTCCCCCTTTGCGTTATGCCCGTCGTTTGGCTTCTCGAGCTCGCTGTTATACTGAACCACGGTCGTCTTTGGAGAGCGGATCCACTGCGATCAGTGCCGAGCCGGTGGGCCTTCTTCCAATAAAGGATAGTTTAAAATTTGGCATGTTTTTCTGTTAAGTTGAGGGCACACTGAGTACTGTAAATCTGTCTAATACTAGCATGAAAGAAAAACTGCCCGTTAAAGAACATGAATGTACTAAAGTTAGTATAGGTTGGAGCAGTACCAATTAGAGGCCATCTCAAAGCGAAGCAGATCTGGtcccaaaaaaatctgaaattggcAGCTTAGAGAGCACGGGAGGTGGCATAGGTGTTCATGTGTTAAGATTGTCAGTATTGAGATATAGGTAGTATCTTTTTTTAGCAGTATTGTATCATAGTATCACGACATCAtgacattttatttttattaaaaaatatgtgtgtttctctctctctctctatatatctaTTATACCCACCTTTCAAAAAATCAGCTGAGATACCGATTTATTGTGAATCGGGTGGGAACCAATAAGATTTCCGCGTATCGTTTGATTTATCGCCGGCACCGATATTTTTTCCGATTTTTAGTCAGATGGCCGATATTTTCCCCGATTTTCAGCTTGTTAGACGATATTACGGCCATTTTTCACTGAAATTTCGTCCTAGTCTTGTAGAACTATGCATTAGCCATTTTTATTGATTCgaatgcaaggaatcaaggtaatatTTCTGTTTAATGCTCTAATATTATATTTTGCATggcatattatagaaaatttagtgcaaaaaattaggatttataaaaaataagccgataaatggccaaccgataaaatcgattaatcggccgataagcAATTAACCTCTAGGTTTTGGGCTTACCGATAAGTTACGATTAACGATTTCTAAAACATTGATTATACCTGAAATGAATTTAAATTTAATCTTTAATTTgaaatttgagcaaattttatGTCTTTCATAGACACTCATCATGTAAATAATGTATTTTAATAATATAAATATGGGCTAACTCATCCAATGCATGATACAAACATAACTAATAACGAACCCACATAACAAAAGAATGCATATGCTTGACTATTGGTATAAACAAATGGCtagtttactattttcttgcatatACAAACTCCTTTTAAAACCATCTCTCCCACACTTATTGAAGCTGTATTGTTGAAATACTTAGTTAGCCTTGAGAGTTGATACTACAAAATAAATTTTACTCTTTAGCTTGCCATACTGTTATGTTCATATTCTTTAGCATAGGAGTAGGATCGTATGGTATCATTTTTATATCGGGATACTAAAGATATCATGATACGTATCGAGTTAATCGAGTTACGACTAAAGATATTACAAAATTAAGATACCATCTGGTACGTATCAATTGGCCACAATAGTATGGTAAAATCGTAAGATACTTGGACAAGATCTTTCGGGAATGTCTTATTTTAGAGATAAATTTCATCTTTTTTAGGCTGGCTGCACACAAAGTTGGTTTTTGCTGAAATAACTTTATGTGCATGTAGGATGCGAAGGATGCACGcaatattttgttttgaatttttttaacatttagaatatGTTTAAAATGTACTAAAGAGAGAGCCTATGCACGTTAACACCGGATCCAATGATAAGGGGTTAAATTATATACTCCGTACTAAAAAATCGGCTAGAACTGGCTAAATGTAGTCCAAGGAATACGATTCCGGTTCAGTGTCcactgccgccgccgcgtcctactCCGACTGACGCTCCTTCCCCATAGCCGCTAGTATCTGGCACCCTCTCCGCCGTCGCCCGTTCGTTTCTTTTTTCGCAAGTTGGTCGCACACTCGTCGCGGCGACAAGGAAACCGAATCGATTCCGCCCAAAGGCCCAAACCCCCAAAACACTCCCACCGAGATCGGGCGAGATGGCGGCTCGCCTGCTGGGCGGCGCGCGCCGCGCGGCGCTGCTGCCCAACGTCCGGCGGCGGGCGACCAACTCCTGGGCCGCCGTCCGCGACACCTTCTTCTCCACCAAGGTGAGCTCGCTGCCCGACCCAATCAAACCCCGCCCCCCGATGTCTCTGATTTGGTTGGCCGGCGTATTCGTGTGTTTGATCCCCCGATGCGTGCTTTCCGTGCAGGAAGTGTTCGAGAACCACAGGGTCGTCTTCACCGTCGGCACATCCATCGCCTCTGTCCTCACGGCGTGGGCCGGTACGCTCCTGCTCCCTATTTCCCCGCAGTTCCTAACTTCGTAGGCTGTATTCGGGTTCAGAGTCTGACATCGACTcatccgattaattaacttgtttTCCTCAACCCCTCCATCCGCTGTAGGGATTGATGTAGTTTTGCAAATGCTACGCTGCTAAACCTTTAGTATTAGGTGTGTTTACAAATTATGTAAGACTAGAATAAACATCGATTGAAACTTTGGAAACAGAGCTGCACCAGAGCAACTTTGTTTCAGCGTTGCCTCCTTGGTGGGCAATCCGTGAATGCAAGTTTTGCCAAATTACAATCTGATTGGTGGTTTTGTTCTGATTTGCTGTATTTGGGTGATGCAGTTGCACAACTGCTATACGGCTAAGCCTATAAGAATTCGTTAGCATATGCAGTAGGACTTTAGGGCACACCTCAATTGGAGTTAGAACTGTTGCAATATGCTTGTAATTGGGAAATTACTTGTATTCATTTTTGCTGCTGGCTTCTTTGGTGATCCTTGGTTTAGTTGCCATAAAACAGTTCTATTAAGTTTTTTAGAACTACTTTCGCTCCTTAATTAAATGCTAAGTACTTCCTACATGTGTGCTCAATTGTTTTTGATGGATCAGATGCGATTAATTCGAGTCAGACAGCTTGCCTTTTGAACAGACAGCTCCCCTTCTCTATACTCTACACTTAACAAAGAAAGTCCACTATATGTGTTGTTTTTATGTTGTACATCTGCACTGTTTCTCAAGTTACTTGGAAGATGATCTACAATTTCTAATAGACACTTTCAACTTCTTGTGATAGGTTATTCTTTTCGTCATATGCAGCAATCGAAGATTGACAAGAGACTTCATTCAATCGAGCAATCTGTAAGCAATTCCAGAGATAGTTTTGATTAATGTCATTTACTTATTTTGTGAATGCAGTACATTCTTTTCTTTATGTGCAGTGTGTCACTTGTCATAGAATTGTTAATAGGAATTTAGGCACTCGAAAAAGTTCAAGATTGCTCCAGGGGGTAGGATTTAAATAATGAGCATAAGAAAATTAGAACACATAAGCATAGGTGCTATCTTTTTTTATTTCAGTGGTACATGATTTTATATTTGTTGATGATGTGATAAATATGTTTACTTGTGTTCATCTCCTTTTCTATCGAAGGTGATGTTTTTTGGTCTCCGAGGTGAGTTACGGTGGGTTTAGGACAGTGGACTTCTACACTCATTGTCCCAACTTTCATAGAGTTTGAGTCATCTGCTTCATTTCCCTTTTCGTTCTCGTTGTAGATTGAGTACTAGTGATAAATTCAGTGGCTTACTTGTTACTTTATTTTCTGAACAGCTGAGGGATACTCACAGAAATGATCATGACGAGATTAAAAAGATTGTCACTTCCAATAACATCAGCACTCCAGCTTGTATAGCCACGGCATTGACAACTTCGGTTGTTGGGTATGTTCATGCTATTAAGAATGTATAAATTTCCAACTACAGTAATTCACAAGGCATGTTGCCTTACTTTCTTTGTACATACTTAAGTTCCCAATTCCTGAGTCAAATACATTCTGTATTGTCACATAAATGCAGTCCAGGCTGATCATTGATCAGTACGTTTCAGCTCTCAATCAATGATATGATCGTATGTTCATATACAAAGTGGCTGTATACTGAGTTAGGACGTGAAGGCATTTGGTTATTTTTTTGGTTGCTTTGAagattagttttcattttctgcaTAGTTTGTATTAAGTATCAAGTCTTGTTTTGTAGACCCTGCTTCAACTTAGAACTACTTGGATATACACAAAGGCCTAGCTGGTTTTCGGAGTATTTTGTAGAATACCATGGTCGTATTACTggcacatgcaca includes these proteins:
- the LOC124671161 gene encoding uncharacterized protein LOC124671161, with translation MAARLLGGARRAALLPNVRRRATNSWAAVRDTFFSTKEVFENHRVVFTVGTSIASVLTAWAGYSFRHMQQSKIDKRLHSIEQSLRDTHRNDHDEIKKIVTSNNISTPACIATALTTSVVGYALGWRGGAWYARRAFRREQQKLMGQIKSHNRWHWRPFSKLKSRLRSRHASKSSDAPQLPGNSAEAPSISGASVKGQGAEASLSRAPPASVGSSSQAAAG